In the Diabrotica undecimpunctata isolate CICGRU unplaced genomic scaffold, icDiaUnde3 ctg00003278.1, whole genome shotgun sequence genome, gctcacaaagaagtcgtcactcctgtcgattcctgtcaacttccctccatcttctgacacTTAGAATCTGCAGGTcttcttcgtgtattcgtgatctaaCATCCTGGCAATGTTTCCAGCCCATCTTAAGTCTCTGcattttaacgaatttcacaatatctggatcggtgtataactgatatagttcaaagttgtattttcGACGCCATAGTCAATTTTCATTTACGGTCCCAAAAATATTTCTaggaatttttctctcaaaaataccaagaagtctttcatcattttgagataaggtccacgtttagcccgatatatcaaaaccggtcttattaaggtcttgtagaTATtgagctttagtgcacgttttatatttttattttttaaatgtttctggagaccttgaacagttctgtttgctattgctctGCGTCTATTTATTTCGTCGCTTGGCGTGTTTTGtagcgtttactagcgatccaagatatgtgaattctttgacttgctcaaaggtatggctgttaatttaaattctttgttggatatttcgggggtttttagaaaccaacacatatttggttttttcctcgtttaccaaaaatcctaattcacttgccgcatCCGGAAGCCTTGTAAAAACACTGCGctatgtctctcatacttctgcccactataactatattgtcagcgaatgcgagaatttgcgtcgatctagttccattcattctaatatttaattatctgattgccttttccaagacAATATTAAAGAGTAGACACGTCAGCGCGTCCCcatgtcttagaccattattaatgtcaaagaacgtagagttttctccttcaattctaacgcatgagcttacgttttgcattgttagttgggtcaacttaactaacttagatgggatcccaaagtctatcattgcattataatgcagttcttttcacactgtcataggctgctttgaagtcaacgaATAGATGGTGTGTCTCTAAGTTATATTCTATTGACTTTtttagaatctgcctatgtgcttgaatttgatgtgtagttaaCTTTTCAGCAGTAAATCGGCATTGATATTGActaacaatatcctttgtaaaatgtttaagtctttcaaacaatacgttaccgaagattttatacgcagatgctaacagagttgCTCTATAGTTCTTGCACTCCAGTTAATCTCTCCTTTTATGCAAAGGACATATTATTCCTTTTAGCTActtttctggtaccaattcattctgccatataggTACTATTAGTTTATCGATTGCTGCAAACAGTTGATTACCACCTCtcttatacatttccgaacagattttaTCGATTTTTGGGGTTTTATTGtatttgagttttaggatggcatttgacactttttctcttgttgggtcttcactgtgtagttgacgctgtagattttgttgattgtctatgttgtaacctccttcaatatcgagCAGAGCCGTGGCTCCAACCATTAAGAGAGTCATAATTTCTTATGACTGTCTTTAAGCTTATAAAGAGGCAATTAGAATGTTAACTTTTTAGTGTAATATTTAgtgtttatatttgtttatcctTCTTACTCAACGAAAAGAGTAGAAAAATTATGGTGATTTACATGGGTAAATTGTTAATGTATTAGTGGAATATATCTATTTCTAAAGTTGCCCGATAATAGCTTTATTAGCTTGGATTCACAGCTTAATTTAATCGCTATCGACACTgacttcatttttcttttttagaGGTCGCTAATTGAATACTTTGCTACATTATTATAATTGCCAACTATATGGTGCGTTGTCTTCTCATAAGTATTCCTGATAAAAGGTAAACCTTGAAAGACGTGTAGGGGAATGGTGAGAGACTTGAATTAAATCGAAACACAACCGTCTACATTTATTTTCTTCATATTATGTTTCTATATTTAAGCTTCTCTTGCTTTTTTAATGATGATTTAAATCTCTAggttataatttattaatttattgatatttttaagGTAAATTTCCCAAAGGAACTGATCAAACCTTCCTGGCAAAACTACACAAGCAACATGGTCGACACAGAAATTATCTCAAGCCTAGATCTGATATAAACACTAGCTTTGGTTTAAACCATTTCGCAGGAATTGTCTTTTACGATACACGTGGATTTTTAGAGAAGAATAGAGACACTTTCAGTCCAGATTTACTACAACTTATAACTATAAGTGGCAACAAGTTTTTACAACAAATATTTGCTGATGATATTGGAATGGGATCTGAAACTAGAAAGAGAACACCTACATTATCTACTCAGTTTAAGAAAAGTTTAGATTCGTTAATGAGGACATTGTCTAATTGTCAACCGTTCTTTATTCGGTGTATAAAACCTAATGAGTTCAAAAAACCGATGATGTTCGATCGAACGTTATGCTGTAGGCAGTTACGGTATTCTGGTATGATGGAAACTATTCGAATCCGGAGGGCAGGTTATCCTATAAGACACAGCTTTGCTGAATTTGTGGAGAGATACAGGTACTATAAAGTTAAATATGATAAAACGGACGTAgctcttaatgtttttttttaggtTTCTCATTTCTGGGGTTCCCCCAGCTCATAAGACTGAATGCAGGAGTGCAACTGCAAGAATTTGTTCCTTAGTTTTAGGAAGATCTGACTATCAACTCGGccataataaagtttttttaaaagatGCTCATGATCTGTTTCTGGAACAAGAGAGAGATAGGGTGCTCACCAAAAAGATCCTTATTTTACAAAGGTaagtttctaaaaaaaattttatatcaaGACTAATTACAAATTAGTCTGATTGTTGAAAAATAGCAGTTATAACTTTTCCAATATGTTTTTAAGCATAACACAGCCAGACAACATTTGACAAATATTCGGACCCAGAGATCAGAATATACTTTTCAGAAGGTTTGTTTGTGCGCTGAATCCGAATCTCCGAATCCAAATTGTCAAATTAGCTCTGGTTTCTGACGAAAAATAACAGTTTTTGGCcgtttttgaggttatgttgcaACGTAATAtaatcatagacatataatacaaataaactgAGCGTTGCAGTGCAACGTCGTTACAACGCAGTCCCTGTTCCTCTTTCTAATAGGCCGAATTTTTTGACCACTTGACCTAAATGCCCAATGGGAActtcacgtggtcgataaatccGGCCCTTTAGAAAAAGATGCAGGGACTACTTtgagcatcgagcaaaaagacaaaagagggaatctaatcgttatgaaaaggagaccaaaaaagtggcctctgatggcggacatatccggaaatgcgaatgcgcgaaatttaaatttcatgacacttcacaataatcatacagtggtgtaggggttctaatttatctatttatttgttatattacataatagtaatattacataatattaatacataatacactttttttagcactagaacataataaagttttaattaaatagtaacaataatagtctaaaatgtgaaacaattgttaaaaaacttcaatagaaaatacaaataatctttcatgtgatagttgggacaaacaataacatcagcaataacataacccaactaaatttgatttcttgaaCAAGtaaagagtctctctttccttgtttaat is a window encoding:
- the LOC140432222 gene encoding myosin-VIIa-like; translation: MKVLLFSDSEIWEVMKLLAAILHIGNIKYKATVVDNLDATEIPDPTNVHRVANLLGVPAQLLIDALTRKTLFAHGETVVSTLSREQSVDVRDAFVKGIYGRMFVHIVKKINKAIYKPKERQRSSIGVLDIFGFENFDHNSFEQFCINFANENLQQFFVRHIFKLEQEEYNLEGINWQHIEFVDNQDALDLIAIKQLNIMALIDEESKFPKGTDQTFLAKLHKQHGRHRNYLKPRSDINTSFGLNHFAGIVFYDTRGFLEKNRDTFSPDLLQLITISGNKFLQQIFADDIGMGSETRKRTPTLSTQFKKSLDSLMRTLSNCQPFFIRCIKPNEFKKPMMFDRTLCCRQLRYSGMMETIRIRRAGYPIRHSFAEFVERYRFLISGVPPAHKTECRSATARICSLVLGRSDYQLGHNKVFLKDAHDLFLEQERDRVLTKKILILQ